In Sediminispirochaeta bajacaliforniensis DSM 16054, the DNA window AGTGTCCGACGAGGAAGAATGAACTCTCCATCGTTAAAAGATAAGGTACCGCCTCATAACAGTGAGGCGGAGGCTGCTACACTCGGGGCAATGCTTCTTGATCCCGAGGCAGTCGGTATTGTCCTCCGGCATTTACGGCCGGAGGATTTTTATTCTGGCTATAATCGTAACATCTACTCGGCAATCCTTTCGCTCTTTAACAAGGGGCAAGAGGTTGATTTGATCACCCTTACCGATGAGCTTCGGGCCAAGGGAAAGCTTGAGGCAAGTGGAGGGGCTGCCTATGCCACAACCCTTACCTCAGTAGTTCCGACCAGTGCAAATGTCGAATACTATGCGAAAATTGTCAAGGATTCTAGTATCCGTCGCTCGCTTTTAAAGATTGCCGCCGAGCTTACCTCTCAGAGTCACGATGAATCGATAGACAGTCGGGAACTGATTGAAGAGGCCGAACGAAAGATTTTCGACATTACCGATAACCAGCAAACAGGAAGTTATCGCGGGGCCAATGAGATCATTAACGAAACGATTGCAGCAATTGAGAAACTTTATCACACAAAAAACAGCTATACCGGTATTCCCAGCGGATTTCCGGATCTTGATAATATGACAAGTGGCTTTCAACGAGCCGAGTTTATTGTGATAGGGGCCCGTCCCTCGGTAGGAAAGACCGCCTTTGCCCTTTCCATGGCGGCGAACATGAGCATAAAGAAAAGCGTTCCCATCGGTTTTTTTACCCTTGAGATGTCGGCGCAGGCCCTTATGCAGCGTCTTGTTTCGAGTGAAGCAAGGATCAATTCCCGGAACCTGCGTACCGGTTTTCTCAAGCCTTCCGATTTCTATAACCTTACCGAGGCTGCCGGGCGAATCTATGAGGCTCCGCTTTTTATCGATGATACACCCAATATCAAGTTGCTTGATCTTCGGGCCCAGGCGCGAAGAATGCGAAGCAAGGAAGGGGTGGAAGCACTTTTTATCGATTACATTGGCCTGATCGAGCCGGAAAACAAGGGGAATGTTCCCCGCCATGAACAGGTGGCTGAGATTTCCCGTTCTCTCAAATCCCTGGCTCGGGAACTCGATATTCCCATTATCTCTCTTTCCCAGGTGGGGCGGCAGTCCGAGGGAAAGGCTCCGACCCTTGCCGATCTCCGCGAATCGGGTTCAATAGAGCAGGATGCCGATGTCGTTATGTTTCTGCACCGGGAACGGGAAAGCGGCAAGGATGGAGAGCAGCAAACCAGTGTTAAGACCGAGCTTATTGTGGCAAAACAGCGAAACGGACCTGTCGGTACTATCGAAATTGCTTTTATTCCCCATTATACTAAATTTGAATCCCTTGCAAGGGAATGATTTGTATTATGTTAATCAGGAGGATTGCCGATGAGTTTGAAAGAACGATACAACTTTGAATATCTTGCGAATGAGGCCGAGCGGCTGGTCCTTGAGAAGCTGGAGTACCATTTGAGTAGCGAAGAGTTTTCTTCGGTGTGTAAATGTCAGGATTGCGTTTTGGATATGGCAGCTTACGCCTTAAATAATGTCAGGCCCCTTTACCGTGTTTCTCTTATGGGGACGCTTTATGCCCACAATGTCGACGACACCGACTATTCCCGTGACGTCGAAAAGAGTGTTCTTGAGGCAATTCGAAAAATTTCGGCAAATCCGTCTCACGATTAACACGCACTTTTACATAGTATTCATTGGGGAATCGGGTCGGGAGTAGTGGCCTTTTTACCACCAAAATTCCTAACACTACGTTGGGGTAAAAACCGCAACCAGCCATGTCAATCGATATTGTTCTGGTTGCGGTTTTTTGTTACTTTGTATGCAAAAGCTTCTTTGCTTCTGGTGATGAAAAGGTGGCACCATCCTCATAAACAGCAGCCCAATTACTGTCATCGAAAAGGTAAAATGTCAGAAGTGCCCTGCCGTCATTCTTTGACCACATCGAAATTGAGTAGTCTCGGTTCAGGGAGAAAAGTAAGTTTTTATGCAGGGCAAGCCTTCTGGGAATGTGCTCGATCCGTCCAAGAGGGGTAAAACCGTCCCACTTGAGCAGCAAGACCCCTGAGTAGCCGAGGGAGGTGTAAAGATCGGTACCGTTGGGATCGGCTACGAAGGAAGCATCAGGATCTTCTCCGGGGTAGGTAAGAAGGGTGAATTCCCTCTCGAAGGCGTGACCGTCATGACTTTTCAGCACCGTACGAAGTTGCCCCCGCCGTTCCTCATATCCTAATGTGTAGAGACTCTTTGTTATATCGTTGTACGTGGTTCGAAAGACAAGGATGTCTTTGTTTGCAACGGGAACAGTCTCTCCGGTTTCCATGTCGATCCTTAAAAGGGAAGAGGAAAGGGTTCCGGTATTGCTGCGGCCCGCAATGATATTGGTATCGGATACCTTTGCTGCCGAGCGTATTCCGAAGGAACTTTGTGAAAGATTTTTTCTTCCGGAAGGGGACAAAATGGAAACCCTCCCTGATGCCTCCACCAGCATGATATTTCCTTCCAGATCGGCATTACCCGCCTCGACAACGGGGCTTTGTACCTCTCCGATCCTGGTAAAAGTCCCGAGAGAAGGATCAAGACGAAAAAGCGGGGCCGGCGCGCTTGCAGTTGGGAAGACCAGAAACGATCCATCTTTCAGGACAACGGCTCCGGCAGCTGCGTTGTAGGGTGCGTTCAAACGCTTTGTACGGAAAAAACTTGCCTGATTACCGTTTGTTGAAAAGAGATCCGATTCGATAAGGACCATTTCACCGCTTTTAAGGCTCAATAACATTCCCCGTTCCGAAAAATCAAAATCGGCTATGGCAGCGATTCTCGGTCTTGCAAAGACAACGGTTTCTCCCGAATAGAGCTGGTGAAGCAGGATTTCTCCCTCATTGTCGCCGGAAAAAAGCATCTCATCCCGAAAAGAGATGATGTGGGGGATGTAGCGTCCCGTTTTGATCGGCAGATTGCGCTTTTCAAAGCGAAGTGAGCCACTATCCCGGATAACACTGAAAATGCTAAGCTCCGTTTCCGCTGCCTGCTGAGAAAGCACCGCCATATTCGAACTATCAGGATCATAGGAGATCGACAGAAGACCCTTGATATCCTGTTTTGCAACAATCGATCCGTTTACAAGGCTTACGGCATAGAGCGTATTCCCCTCTTTTCCGAAGAGAAAGAGTCCGTCATCGGTGAACTGTACCTGATTGAGCCCACTCTTTGTTCTTATGGGATTGGCCTTTGCCTCTCCTGTCGAGAGATCAAAGTATCGCAGGGTTCCCGAGGGAGTGTAAGCAAGCAGTGTTTTTTCCGATGCCGTTATAAAGACGGCGGAAACAATGCCGAAGCCTTCCTTTATTTTGTGCTCTTCGAATCCTTTTTCGGCGTTGAGAAAGATGAGGCTTTGCCAGTCGGTTTTTGCATATATGAGAAGAGAACCGGAGGGAGAGAATGCTATAAAAAGAGGGATCTCCTCGATTTTCTTTGAAAATATCTGTTCTTTTGTTTCCCAATCCCACAACTCCAGTCTGAAGGTGTTGATTCCGTCGGTCGTCACTAATGCAACCCTCGGAAGCTTCGGATGGATGGCAAGTTTTGGGATCGCCAGATGACTTGCCTGGATGGAAGATACCAAAAAGCCTTCGCGAGTGTTCCATATCTTGACCGATCCGTCTTCCGACGTCGTGGCAAGAAGATCATCCATCCGTCGCTCCATCGAGCTTATACTGGCGGTATGGCTGCTGCGAACGGTTACTTCTGCAGGAAGCTGCAAGATCGATCCGAGGATGAGAACAAGAGTGAGGAAAAGAAAAGGCGATAATCTACGGATCACGATGCCACCTCCATGCTGATTTTTGTTACTGACACATATGGCGGTTCTAGTATTTCACGAAAGGGATCCTCTTTCAACCTCTTGGGAATATCGGCCTCGACTTTTTGGTACAGGGCCCAGGGAATCTTGCTTATACCGATTTTATCACTTCTCAGGCCATGGATATGGAATTCGATCTTTTCCTTTTCCATTTGGGAGAAAAAGATACGTACGCCGTCATTTGCTTCCATCTTCTCCAAAAGGAGATACTTCAGAATTTCAACGGCCCGATCGTCAAGTTTCACCTTGTGCAAGGCAACTTTTTCCATGAGTTCTGCCATACCGATGGCGATACGGCCACCCGAGTACGATCGTTTTCCCAATAGATAGGCATCACGTTCAAGCTCCGGAATGAACTGAATATCGGCGTAGCCGCAACATCCGGCGGAAAACCCGATGATTCTGACGGGAAACTCGGGTTTTAAGAGCGTTCCACACTTGGGACATCGAATCGACAAAAAACTACCGTTTAAAATACTTTCTTCGATATCGCCGGTTTTAGAAATATCGTAGCTATCCGGAATATCAGCCTCAAACATATGTTCACAGTGACAGGTCAATGAGCGTTTCATCCTCTTTTACTCCTTCATCAAAAAGGTGATATCACCAAACGTTGCAAAAATCAGGATCATAAGGATAATCACGAAGCCAATCGACTGATACCTGTAGAAGGCGCGAGGAGAAACATGAATTCCCTTGAATAATTCAACGGCAGTGATGAGAATGAGGCCTCCATCAAGGGCCGGAATCGGTAGCAGGTTTCCAAAACAGAGCGCGATACTGATAAAACTCAGGAAACGGAATAAGGTGGTGATTCCCGTGGCAAACCCCTCGCTGAAACCTCTGCCCGCGACCTCACCCACAAGATAGGTGATACGTACCGGGCCCGATACGGCATCTCTGACCCGTACTCCGGAAAAGAGACTTTTAAGTCCTTTGATTGTTAGAAAGAAGGTTGAGATAGCCTCTCCCGATCCCTTCTTTATGGCCCCTATGGGAGAGTAATTCGGAGAATGTACGGTGATTCCGGAGAAGGCGAGGCCGAGGTGGGCGTTTCCGTTTTCGTCGTAGGACGGGATGAGAACGGTTGTTGTTTCCTGCCCGTCACGAATAAAGGAGAGCGTGACTTTCCCGGGAGATCTCTCAAGAACATTGAGCAGGTCAAGGGTATGGCGGACCGGCTGCCCGTCGATGGCCGTAATGGCGTCGCCCTCTCTCAGACCTGCAAGATAGGCACTCGATTCCGGAGCAACTTCCGATACAACGGGATCGATCCAGGCCGAAACTCCGATCATGCCGATTCCGCTTGCCTTATCCAGCTCCGGGGTAATCGGCATACGCTTTTCAACACCTTCTCGTAAAACGGTGACGGAGATTTCTTCCCCGGCAAGGGGGGCAACCGCTTCCTGTAGTTCG includes these proteins:
- the dnaB gene encoding replicative DNA helicase; this translates as MNSPSLKDKVPPHNSEAEAATLGAMLLDPEAVGIVLRHLRPEDFYSGYNRNIYSAILSLFNKGQEVDLITLTDELRAKGKLEASGGAAYATTLTSVVPTSANVEYYAKIVKDSSIRRSLLKIAAELTSQSHDESIDSRELIEEAERKIFDITDNQQTGSYRGANEIINETIAAIEKLYHTKNSYTGIPSGFPDLDNMTSGFQRAEFIVIGARPSVGKTAFALSMAANMSIKKSVPIGFFTLEMSAQALMQRLVSSEARINSRNLRTGFLKPSDFYNLTEAAGRIYEAPLFIDDTPNIKLLDLRAQARRMRSKEGVEALFIDYIGLIEPENKGNVPRHEQVAEISRSLKSLARELDIPIISLSQVGRQSEGKAPTLADLRESGSIEQDADVVMFLHRERESGKDGEQQTSVKTELIVAKQRNGPVGTIEIAFIPHYTKFESLARE
- a CDS encoding late competence development ComFB family protein, translating into MSLKERYNFEYLANEAERLVLEKLEYHLSSEEFSSVCKCQDCVLDMAAYALNNVRPLYRVSLMGTLYAHNVDDTDYSRDVEKSVLEAIRKISANPSHD
- a CDS encoding WD40 repeat domain-containing protein, with amino-acid sequence MIRRLSPFLFLTLVLILGSILQLPAEVTVRSSHTASISSMERRMDDLLATTSEDGSVKIWNTREGFLVSSIQASHLAIPKLAIHPKLPRVALVTTDGINTFRLELWDWETKEQIFSKKIEEIPLFIAFSPSGSLLIYAKTDWQSLIFLNAEKGFEEHKIKEGFGIVSAVFITASEKTLLAYTPSGTLRYFDLSTGEAKANPIRTKSGLNQVQFTDDGLFLFGKEGNTLYAVSLVNGSIVAKQDIKGLLSISYDPDSSNMAVLSQQAAETELSIFSVIRDSGSLRFEKRNLPIKTGRYIPHIISFRDEMLFSGDNEGEILLHQLYSGETVVFARPRIAAIADFDFSERGMLLSLKSGEMVLIESDLFSTNGNQASFFRTKRLNAPYNAAAGAVVLKDGSFLVFPTASAPAPLFRLDPSLGTFTRIGEVQSPVVEAGNADLEGNIMLVEASGRVSILSPSGRKNLSQSSFGIRSAAKVSDTNIIAGRSNTGTLSSSLLRIDMETGETVPVANKDILVFRTTYNDITKSLYTLGYEERRGQLRTVLKSHDGHAFEREFTLLTYPGEDPDASFVADPNGTDLYTSLGYSGVLLLKWDGFTPLGRIEHIPRRLALHKNLLFSLNRDYSISMWSKNDGRALLTFYLFDDSNWAAVYEDGATFSSPEAKKLLHTK
- a CDS encoding CpXC domain-containing protein, which gives rise to MKRSLTCHCEHMFEADIPDSYDISKTGDIEESILNGSFLSIRCPKCGTLLKPEFPVRIIGFSAGCCGYADIQFIPELERDAYLLGKRSYSGGRIAIGMAELMEKVALHKVKLDDRAVEILKYLLLEKMEANDGVRIFFSQMEKEKIEFHIHGLRSDKIGISKIPWALYQKVEADIPKRLKEDPFREILEPPYVSVTKISMEVAS
- the rseP gene encoding RIP metalloprotease RseP, translated to MGILLGLFGLGIVVFVHELGHFLAAKAVGVEVEAFSIGWGRPLVGKKIGKTEYRIGIFPIGGYCKMKGEEPFKKALEEKADRIPSEKGSLFSVSPLRRIITYAAGPLANLLFAMIVLSILWYAGFTIHTFNNKVIMLSDYPTLFHKGETPAEKAGLRTGDLIVAIGGRPVTNYSELQEAVAPLAGEEISVTVLREGVEKRMPITPELDKASGIGMIGVSAWIDPVVSEVAPESSAYLAGLREGDAITAIDGQPVRHTLDLLNVLERSPGKVTLSFIRDGQETTTVLIPSYDENGNAHLGLAFSGITVHSPNYSPIGAIKKGSGEAISTFFLTIKGLKSLFSGVRVRDAVSGPVRITYLVGEVAGRGFSEGFATGITTLFRFLSFISIALCFGNLLPIPALDGGLILITAVELFKGIHVSPRAFYRYQSIGFVIILMILIFATFGDITFLMKE